A window from Balaenoptera musculus isolate JJ_BM4_2016_0621 chromosome 8, mBalMus1.pri.v3, whole genome shotgun sequence encodes these proteins:
- the PELI3 gene encoding E3 ubiquitin-protein ligase pellino homolog 3 isoform X4, which translates to MVLEGNPEVGSPRTSDLQHLENQGSCVLSSPGEDAQPGEEPIKYGELIVLGCCEEGGEETEAQRGEVTGPRAHSCYNGCLASGDKGRRRSRLALSRRPHANGVKPDVMHHISTPLVSKALSNRGQHSISYTLSRSHSVIVEYTHDSDTDMFQIGRSTENMIDFVVTDTSPGGGAAEGPSAQSTISRYACRILCDRRPPYTSRIYAAGFDASSNIFLGVENESNVLQDGSLIDLCGATLLWRTPAGLLRAPTLKQLEAQRQEANAARPQCPVGLSTLAFPSPARGRTAPDKQQPWVYVRCGHVHGYHGWGCRRERGPQERECPLCRLVGPYVPLWLGQEAGLCLDPGPPSHAFAPCGHVCSEKTARYWAQTPLPHGTHAFHAACPFCGAWLTGEHGCVRLIFQGPLD; encoded by the exons ATGGTGTTGGAAGGAAACCCTGAAGTGGGCTCCCCCCGAACCTCAGACCTCCAGCACCTGGAGAACCAGGGCTCTTGTGTCCTCTCTTCTCCCGGTGAAGATGCACAGCCAGGGGAGGAGCCCATCAAGTATGGTGAACTCATCGTTCTGGG ATGCTGtgaggaaggaggtgaggaaaccgaggctcagagaggggaagtgactggcccaagggcacacagctg CTACAATGGGTGTCTGGCAAGTGGGGACAAGGGCCGCCGCCGAAGCCGCCTGGCACTGAGCCGCCGGCCACACGCCAACGGAGTGAAGCCGGACGTCATGCACCACATCTCCACACCGCTTGTGTCCAAG GCACTGAGCAACCGTGGCCAGCACAGCATCTCGTACACACTGTCCCGGAGCCACTCGGTCATAGTCGAGTACACACATGACAGTGACACAGACATGTTCCAG aTTGGCCGCTCCACGGAGAACATGATCGACTTTGTGGTAACAGACACGTCccctggaggaggggctgccGAGGGCCCCTCTGCCCAGAGCACCATCTCCCGCTATGCCTGCCGCATCCTTTGTGACCGCCGGCCGCCCTATACCTCCCGCATCTATGCCGCTGGCTTCGATGCCTCCAGCAACATCTTCCTTGGA GTGGAAAACGAGTCCAACGTGCTGCAGGACGGCTCCCTCATTGACCTGTGTGGAGCCACGCTGCTGTGGCGCACGCCGGCGGGGCTGCTGCGGGCGCCCACGCTGAAGCAGCtggaggcccagaggcaggaggcGAATGCGGCGCGGCCCCAGTGTCCCGTGGGCCTCAGCACCCTCGCCTTCCCCAGCCCGGCCCGTGGCCGCACGGCACCCGACAAGCAGCAGCCCTGGGTCTATGTCCGCTGTGGCCATGTCCACGGCTACCACGGCTGGGGCTGCCGGCGTGAGCGGGGCCCCCAGGAGCGCGAGTGTCCTCTCTGCCGCCTCGTGGGGCCCTACGTGCCCCTGTGGCTCGGCCAGGAGGCCGGCCTCTGCCTGGACCCCGGGCCGCCCAGCCACGCCTTCGCACCCTGTGGCCACGTCTGCTCTGAGAAGACTGCCCGCTACTGGGCTCAGACGCCACTGCCCCATGGCACCCACGCTTTCCACGCTGCTTGTCCCTTTTGCGGGGCCTGGCTCACTGGCGAGCATGGCTGTGTCCGCCTCATTTTCCAGGGGCCGCTGGACTAG
- the PELI3 gene encoding E3 ubiquitin-protein ligase pellino homolog 3 isoform X3 produces MVLEGNPEVGSPRTSDLQHLENQGSCVLSSPGEDAQPGEEPIKYGELIVLGCCEEGGEETEAQRGEVTGPRAHSCYNGCLASGDKGRRRSRLALSRRPHANGVKPDVMHHISTPLVSKIGRSTENMIDFVVTDTSPGGGAAEGPSAQSTISRYACRILCDRRPPYTSRIYAAGFDASSNIFLGERAAKWRTPDGLMDGLTTNGVLVMHPAGGFSEDSAPGVWREISVCGNVYTLRDSRSAQQRGKLVENESNVLQDGSLIDLCGATLLWRTPAGLLRAPTLKQLEAQRQEANAARPQCPVGLSTLAFPSPARGRTAPDKQQPWVYVRCGHVHGYHGWGCRRERGPQERECPLCRLVGPYVPLWLGQEAGLCLDPGPPSHAFAPCGHVCSEKTARYWAQTPLPHGTHAFHAACPFCGAWLTGEHGCVRLIFQGPLD; encoded by the exons ATGGTGTTGGAAGGAAACCCTGAAGTGGGCTCCCCCCGAACCTCAGACCTCCAGCACCTGGAGAACCAGGGCTCTTGTGTCCTCTCTTCTCCCGGTGAAGATGCACAGCCAGGGGAGGAGCCCATCAAGTATGGTGAACTCATCGTTCTGGG ATGCTGtgaggaaggaggtgaggaaaccgaggctcagagaggggaagtgactggcccaagggcacacagctg CTACAATGGGTGTCTGGCAAGTGGGGACAAGGGCCGCCGCCGAAGCCGCCTGGCACTGAGCCGCCGGCCACACGCCAACGGAGTGAAGCCGGACGTCATGCACCACATCTCCACACCGCTTGTGTCCAAG aTTGGCCGCTCCACGGAGAACATGATCGACTTTGTGGTAACAGACACGTCccctggaggaggggctgccGAGGGCCCCTCTGCCCAGAGCACCATCTCCCGCTATGCCTGCCGCATCCTTTGTGACCGCCGGCCGCCCTATACCTCCCGCATCTATGCCGCTGGCTTCGATGCCTCCAGCAACATCTTCCTTGGA GAGCGGGCAGCCAAATGGCGGACCCCTGACGGCCTGATGGACGGCTTAACCACCAACGGGGTCCTGGTGATGCACCCAGCAGGCGGCTTCTCTGAGGACTCGGCCCCGGGTGTCTGGCGGGAGATCTCGGTCTGTGGGAATGTATATACTCTGAGGGACAGCCGCTCGGCACAGCAGCGGGGGAAGCTG GTGGAAAACGAGTCCAACGTGCTGCAGGACGGCTCCCTCATTGACCTGTGTGGAGCCACGCTGCTGTGGCGCACGCCGGCGGGGCTGCTGCGGGCGCCCACGCTGAAGCAGCtggaggcccagaggcaggaggcGAATGCGGCGCGGCCCCAGTGTCCCGTGGGCCTCAGCACCCTCGCCTTCCCCAGCCCGGCCCGTGGCCGCACGGCACCCGACAAGCAGCAGCCCTGGGTCTATGTCCGCTGTGGCCATGTCCACGGCTACCACGGCTGGGGCTGCCGGCGTGAGCGGGGCCCCCAGGAGCGCGAGTGTCCTCTCTGCCGCCTCGTGGGGCCCTACGTGCCCCTGTGGCTCGGCCAGGAGGCCGGCCTCTGCCTGGACCCCGGGCCGCCCAGCCACGCCTTCGCACCCTGTGGCCACGTCTGCTCTGAGAAGACTGCCCGCTACTGGGCTCAGACGCCACTGCCCCATGGCACCCACGCTTTCCACGCTGCTTGTCCCTTTTGCGGGGCCTGGCTCACTGGCGAGCATGGCTGTGTCCGCCTCATTTTCCAGGGGCCGCTGGACTAG
- the PELI3 gene encoding E3 ubiquitin-protein ligase pellino homolog 3 isoform X2: MVLEGNPEVGSPRTSDLQHLENQGSCVLSSPGEDAQPGEEPIKYGELIVLGYNGCLASGDKGRRRSRLALSRRPHANGVKPDVMHHISTPLVSKALSNRGQHSISYTLSRSHSVIVEYTHDSDTDMFQIGRSTENMIDFVVTDTSPGGGAAEGPSAQSTISRYACRILCDRRPPYTSRIYAAGFDASSNIFLGERAAKWRTPDGLMDGLTTNGVLVMHPAGGFSEDSAPGVWREISVCGNVYTLRDSRSAQQRGKLVENESNVLQDGSLIDLCGATLLWRTPAGLLRAPTLKQLEAQRQEANAARPQCPVGLSTLAFPSPARGRTAPDKQQPWVYVRCGHVHGYHGWGCRRERGPQERECPLCRLVGPYVPLWLGQEAGLCLDPGPPSHAFAPCGHVCSEKTARYWAQTPLPHGTHAFHAACPFCGAWLTGEHGCVRLIFQGPLD; the protein is encoded by the exons ATGGTGTTGGAAGGAAACCCTGAAGTGGGCTCCCCCCGAACCTCAGACCTCCAGCACCTGGAGAACCAGGGCTCTTGTGTCCTCTCTTCTCCCGGTGAAGATGCACAGCCAGGGGAGGAGCCCATCAAGTATGGTGAACTCATCGTTCTGGG CTACAATGGGTGTCTGGCAAGTGGGGACAAGGGCCGCCGCCGAAGCCGCCTGGCACTGAGCCGCCGGCCACACGCCAACGGAGTGAAGCCGGACGTCATGCACCACATCTCCACACCGCTTGTGTCCAAG GCACTGAGCAACCGTGGCCAGCACAGCATCTCGTACACACTGTCCCGGAGCCACTCGGTCATAGTCGAGTACACACATGACAGTGACACAGACATGTTCCAG aTTGGCCGCTCCACGGAGAACATGATCGACTTTGTGGTAACAGACACGTCccctggaggaggggctgccGAGGGCCCCTCTGCCCAGAGCACCATCTCCCGCTATGCCTGCCGCATCCTTTGTGACCGCCGGCCGCCCTATACCTCCCGCATCTATGCCGCTGGCTTCGATGCCTCCAGCAACATCTTCCTTGGA GAGCGGGCAGCCAAATGGCGGACCCCTGACGGCCTGATGGACGGCTTAACCACCAACGGGGTCCTGGTGATGCACCCAGCAGGCGGCTTCTCTGAGGACTCGGCCCCGGGTGTCTGGCGGGAGATCTCGGTCTGTGGGAATGTATATACTCTGAGGGACAGCCGCTCGGCACAGCAGCGGGGGAAGCTG GTGGAAAACGAGTCCAACGTGCTGCAGGACGGCTCCCTCATTGACCTGTGTGGAGCCACGCTGCTGTGGCGCACGCCGGCGGGGCTGCTGCGGGCGCCCACGCTGAAGCAGCtggaggcccagaggcaggaggcGAATGCGGCGCGGCCCCAGTGTCCCGTGGGCCTCAGCACCCTCGCCTTCCCCAGCCCGGCCCGTGGCCGCACGGCACCCGACAAGCAGCAGCCCTGGGTCTATGTCCGCTGTGGCCATGTCCACGGCTACCACGGCTGGGGCTGCCGGCGTGAGCGGGGCCCCCAGGAGCGCGAGTGTCCTCTCTGCCGCCTCGTGGGGCCCTACGTGCCCCTGTGGCTCGGCCAGGAGGCCGGCCTCTGCCTGGACCCCGGGCCGCCCAGCCACGCCTTCGCACCCTGTGGCCACGTCTGCTCTGAGAAGACTGCCCGCTACTGGGCTCAGACGCCACTGCCCCATGGCACCCACGCTTTCCACGCTGCTTGTCCCTTTTGCGGGGCCTGGCTCACTGGCGAGCATGGCTGTGTCCGCCTCATTTTCCAGGGGCCGCTGGACTAG
- the PELI3 gene encoding E3 ubiquitin-protein ligase pellino homolog 3 isoform X1: protein MVLEGNPEVGSPRTSDLQHLENQGSCVLSSPGEDAQPGEEPIKYGELIVLGCCEEGGEETEAQRGEVTGPRAHSCYNGCLASGDKGRRRSRLALSRRPHANGVKPDVMHHISTPLVSKALSNRGQHSISYTLSRSHSVIVEYTHDSDTDMFQIGRSTENMIDFVVTDTSPGGGAAEGPSAQSTISRYACRILCDRRPPYTSRIYAAGFDASSNIFLGERAAKWRTPDGLMDGLTTNGVLVMHPAGGFSEDSAPGVWREISVCGNVYTLRDSRSAQQRGKLVENESNVLQDGSLIDLCGATLLWRTPAGLLRAPTLKQLEAQRQEANAARPQCPVGLSTLAFPSPARGRTAPDKQQPWVYVRCGHVHGYHGWGCRRERGPQERECPLCRLVGPYVPLWLGQEAGLCLDPGPPSHAFAPCGHVCSEKTARYWAQTPLPHGTHAFHAACPFCGAWLTGEHGCVRLIFQGPLD, encoded by the exons ATGGTGTTGGAAGGAAACCCTGAAGTGGGCTCCCCCCGAACCTCAGACCTCCAGCACCTGGAGAACCAGGGCTCTTGTGTCCTCTCTTCTCCCGGTGAAGATGCACAGCCAGGGGAGGAGCCCATCAAGTATGGTGAACTCATCGTTCTGGG ATGCTGtgaggaaggaggtgaggaaaccgaggctcagagaggggaagtgactggcccaagggcacacagctg CTACAATGGGTGTCTGGCAAGTGGGGACAAGGGCCGCCGCCGAAGCCGCCTGGCACTGAGCCGCCGGCCACACGCCAACGGAGTGAAGCCGGACGTCATGCACCACATCTCCACACCGCTTGTGTCCAAG GCACTGAGCAACCGTGGCCAGCACAGCATCTCGTACACACTGTCCCGGAGCCACTCGGTCATAGTCGAGTACACACATGACAGTGACACAGACATGTTCCAG aTTGGCCGCTCCACGGAGAACATGATCGACTTTGTGGTAACAGACACGTCccctggaggaggggctgccGAGGGCCCCTCTGCCCAGAGCACCATCTCCCGCTATGCCTGCCGCATCCTTTGTGACCGCCGGCCGCCCTATACCTCCCGCATCTATGCCGCTGGCTTCGATGCCTCCAGCAACATCTTCCTTGGA GAGCGGGCAGCCAAATGGCGGACCCCTGACGGCCTGATGGACGGCTTAACCACCAACGGGGTCCTGGTGATGCACCCAGCAGGCGGCTTCTCTGAGGACTCGGCCCCGGGTGTCTGGCGGGAGATCTCGGTCTGTGGGAATGTATATACTCTGAGGGACAGCCGCTCGGCACAGCAGCGGGGGAAGCTG GTGGAAAACGAGTCCAACGTGCTGCAGGACGGCTCCCTCATTGACCTGTGTGGAGCCACGCTGCTGTGGCGCACGCCGGCGGGGCTGCTGCGGGCGCCCACGCTGAAGCAGCtggaggcccagaggcaggaggcGAATGCGGCGCGGCCCCAGTGTCCCGTGGGCCTCAGCACCCTCGCCTTCCCCAGCCCGGCCCGTGGCCGCACGGCACCCGACAAGCAGCAGCCCTGGGTCTATGTCCGCTGTGGCCATGTCCACGGCTACCACGGCTGGGGCTGCCGGCGTGAGCGGGGCCCCCAGGAGCGCGAGTGTCCTCTCTGCCGCCTCGTGGGGCCCTACGTGCCCCTGTGGCTCGGCCAGGAGGCCGGCCTCTGCCTGGACCCCGGGCCGCCCAGCCACGCCTTCGCACCCTGTGGCCACGTCTGCTCTGAGAAGACTGCCCGCTACTGGGCTCAGACGCCACTGCCCCATGGCACCCACGCTTTCCACGCTGCTTGTCCCTTTTGCGGGGCCTGGCTCACTGGCGAGCATGGCTGTGTCCGCCTCATTTTCCAGGGGCCGCTGGACTAG
- the PELI3 gene encoding E3 ubiquitin-protein ligase pellino homolog 3 isoform X5, with the protein MHHISTPLVSKALSNRGQHSISYTLSRSHSVIVEYTHDSDTDMFQIGRSTENMIDFVVTDTSPGGGAAEGPSAQSTISRYACRILCDRRPPYTSRIYAAGFDASSNIFLGERAAKWRTPDGLMDGLTTNGVLVMHPAGGFSEDSAPGVWREISVCGNVYTLRDSRSAQQRGKLVENESNVLQDGSLIDLCGATLLWRTPAGLLRAPTLKQLEAQRQEANAARPQCPVGLSTLAFPSPARGRTAPDKQQPWVYVRCGHVHGYHGWGCRRERGPQERECPLCRLVGPYVPLWLGQEAGLCLDPGPPSHAFAPCGHVCSEKTARYWAQTPLPHGTHAFHAACPFCGAWLTGEHGCVRLIFQGPLD; encoded by the exons ATGCACCACATCTCCACACCGCTTGTGTCCAAG GCACTGAGCAACCGTGGCCAGCACAGCATCTCGTACACACTGTCCCGGAGCCACTCGGTCATAGTCGAGTACACACATGACAGTGACACAGACATGTTCCAG aTTGGCCGCTCCACGGAGAACATGATCGACTTTGTGGTAACAGACACGTCccctggaggaggggctgccGAGGGCCCCTCTGCCCAGAGCACCATCTCCCGCTATGCCTGCCGCATCCTTTGTGACCGCCGGCCGCCCTATACCTCCCGCATCTATGCCGCTGGCTTCGATGCCTCCAGCAACATCTTCCTTGGA GAGCGGGCAGCCAAATGGCGGACCCCTGACGGCCTGATGGACGGCTTAACCACCAACGGGGTCCTGGTGATGCACCCAGCAGGCGGCTTCTCTGAGGACTCGGCCCCGGGTGTCTGGCGGGAGATCTCGGTCTGTGGGAATGTATATACTCTGAGGGACAGCCGCTCGGCACAGCAGCGGGGGAAGCTG GTGGAAAACGAGTCCAACGTGCTGCAGGACGGCTCCCTCATTGACCTGTGTGGAGCCACGCTGCTGTGGCGCACGCCGGCGGGGCTGCTGCGGGCGCCCACGCTGAAGCAGCtggaggcccagaggcaggaggcGAATGCGGCGCGGCCCCAGTGTCCCGTGGGCCTCAGCACCCTCGCCTTCCCCAGCCCGGCCCGTGGCCGCACGGCACCCGACAAGCAGCAGCCCTGGGTCTATGTCCGCTGTGGCCATGTCCACGGCTACCACGGCTGGGGCTGCCGGCGTGAGCGGGGCCCCCAGGAGCGCGAGTGTCCTCTCTGCCGCCTCGTGGGGCCCTACGTGCCCCTGTGGCTCGGCCAGGAGGCCGGCCTCTGCCTGGACCCCGGGCCGCCCAGCCACGCCTTCGCACCCTGTGGCCACGTCTGCTCTGAGAAGACTGCCCGCTACTGGGCTCAGACGCCACTGCCCCATGGCACCCACGCTTTCCACGCTGCTTGTCCCTTTTGCGGGGCCTGGCTCACTGGCGAGCATGGCTGTGTCCGCCTCATTTTCCAGGGGCCGCTGGACTAG